From the genome of Vigna angularis cultivar LongXiaoDou No.4 chromosome 11, ASM1680809v1, whole genome shotgun sequence, one region includes:
- the LOC108334305 gene encoding berberine bridge enzyme-like 22, which translates to MQMRYLAVFLILLLPISSSASTLFEKKFKECFINQLDGNSESIEKIIFTTSSSLYTPILESLEQNPRWLNSSRNPLLILSPFHESEIQAGIRCSKELGLQLKVRSGGHDYEGLSYLSKTPFVMVDLINIRSIQINLADETAWVQAGASVGELYYKISKYSKVHGFPAGTCPSVGMGGHISGGGQGTIMRKYGLAADRVVDAYLIDANGKIHDRKTMGEDVFWAIRGGCATSYGVILAWKIRLVRVPALVTVFNVERTLEEGANNLIHRWQHIAPELHEDLFIRVVAQNSGDKSKTFKAVFNSLFLGGIDRLLPLMNESFSELGLQAKDCIEMNWIQSVMFIAGYNKDDPLELLLDRTTTFKSSFKAKSDYVKEPIPESGLEGAWKMVAEEDTVAMLILEPYGGRMSEISESEIPFPHRKGNLYNIQYLVKWEVNSKEASKRHELWAKMIYKYMTPYVSKSPRASYFNYKDLDLGQNELHNTSYSKASVWGKKYFKGNFRRLAQIKTKFDPQNFFRDEQSIPLLKSFLNIKGIHDIIGRNWKNCLVLQLC; encoded by the coding sequence ATGCAGATGAGATATCTTGCAGTGTTTCTGATACTGCTTCTTCCAATCTCAAGTTCAGCTTCTACCTTGTTTGAAAAGAAATTCAAGGAGTGCTTCATAAATCAACTTGATGGGAATTCTGAATCCATTGAAAAAATCATCTTCACCACATCCTCTTCACTCTATACACCAATCTTGGAATCATTGGAGCAGAATCCTAGATGGTTGAATTCTTCAAGGAACCCTCTTCTCATTCTGTCACCTTTCCATGAATCAGAAATTCAAGCAGGCATCAGATGCAGCAAAGAACTTGGGTTGCAGCTCAAAGTCAGAAGTGGTGGTCATGATTATGAAGGGCTATCATACCTCAGTAAGACCCCATTTGTCATGGTTGACCTCATCAACATCCGTTCCATTCAAATTAACCTTGCTGATGAAACAGCTTGGGTTCAGGCTGGGGCATCAGTAGGTGAACTTTACTACAAAATCTCAAAGTATAGTAAAGTTCATGGATTCCCTGCAGGAACCTGTCCAAGTGTAGGGATGGGTGGGCATATCAGTGGAGGGGGACAAGGTACCATTATGAGAAAATATGGCCTGGCAGCAGACCGTGTTGTTGATGCTTATCTCATTGATGCAAATGGGAAGATTCATGATAGAAAAACCATGGGAGAAGATGTTTTCTGGGCCATAAGAGGAGGTTGTGCTACCAGTTATGGAGTCATCCTTGCATGGAAGATCAGGTTGGTGAGAGTTCCAGCTCTTGTTACAGTGTTCAATGTTGAAAGAACATTGGAGGAAGGAGCCAACAATCTGATTCACAGGTGGCAACACATAGCACCCGAACTGCATGAGGATCTTTTCATCAGAGTAGTTGCTCAAAACAGTGGTGACAAATCAAAGACATTTAAAGCAGTCTTCAACTCTTTGTTCCTTGGAGGAATAGACAGGTTGTTGCCACTGATGAATGAGAGTTTCTCAGAACTGGGATTGCAGGCCAAAGACTGCATTGAAATGAACTGGATTCAATCAGTTATGTTCATTGCTGGATACAACAAAGATGACCCTCTAGAACTCTTGCTCGACAGAACTACCACATTCAAAAGCTCTTTCAAGGCCAAGTCTGACTATGTAAAGGAGCCAATACCAGAATCTGGTCTAGAAGGAGCTTGGAAAATGGTTGCCGAGGAAGATACAGTAGCAATGCTGATATTGGAACCTTATGGTGGCAGAATGAGTGAAATTTCAGAATCTGAAATCCCATTTCCGCACAGAAAGGGAAACTTGTACAACATACAGTACTTGGTGAAGTGGGAAGTGAATAGCAAGGAAGCATCCAAGAGGCATGAACTTTGGGCTAAAATGATTTACAAATACATGACTCCTTATGTCTCAAAATCTCCTAGAGCTTCTTACTTCAACTATAAGGATCTTGATTTAGGCCAAAACGAGCTTCACAACACAAGCTACTCAAAGGCTAGTGTTTGGGGCAAGAAGTACTTCAAGGGTAACTTCAGAAGATTGGCACAGATCAAAACAAAGTTTGACCCTCAAAATTTTTTCAGGGATGAACAGAGTATTCCTCTCCTGAAGTCCTTTTTGAACATAAAGGGCATACATGACATTATTGGGAGGAACTGGAAAAATTGTCTGGTACTTCAATTATGTTAG
- the LOC108333591 gene encoding berberine bridge enzyme-like 22, which yields MQMSYLAVFLILLLPISSSSSASTLFEKKFKECFINKLHGNSESIEKIIFTTSSSLYTPVLESLEQNPRWLNSSRNPLLILTPFHESEIQAGIRCSKELGLQLKVRSGGHDYEGLSYLSKTPFVMVDLINLRSIQVNLADETAWVQAGASLGELYYKISKESKVHGFPAGTCPSIGIGGHISGGGQGTIMRKHGLAADHVVDAYLIDANGKIHDKKSMGEDVFWAIRGGSATSYGVILAWKIRLVRVPALVTVFNVEKTLKEGANSLIHRWQHIAPELHEDLFIRVVAQNSGDKSKKFKAVFNSVFLGGIDRLVPLMNESFSELGLQAKDCIEMNWIQSVMFIAGYNKDDPLELLLDRTTTFKSPFKAKSDYVKEPIPESGLEGAWKMVAEEDTLAMLILEPYGGRMSEISESEIPFPHRKGNLYNIQYLVKWEVNSKEASKRHELWAKMIYKYMTPYVSKSPRASYFNYKDLDLGQNKLHNTSYSKASVWGKKYFKGNFRRLAQIKTKFDPQNFFRNEQSIPLLNSFHS from the coding sequence atgCAGATGAGTTATCTTGCAGTGTTTCTGATACTGCTTCTTCCAatctcatcttcatcttcagctTCTACCTTGTTTGAAAAGAAATTCAAGGAGTGCTTCATAAATAAACTTCATGGGAATTCTGAATCCATTGAAAAAATAATCTTTACCACATCCTCCTCACTGTATACACCAGTGTTGGAATCATTGGAACAGAATCCTAGATGGTTGAATTCTTCAAGGAACCCTCTTCTCATTCTGACACCTTTCCATGAATCAGAAATTCAAGCAGGCATCAGATGCAGCAAAGAACTTGGGTTGCAGCTCAAAGTCAGAAGTGGTGGCCATGATTACGAAGGGCTATCATACCTCAGTAAGACCCCATTTGTCATGGTTGACCTCATCAACCTGCGTTCCATTCAAGTTAACCTTGCTGATGAAACAGCTTGGGTTCAGGCTGGAGCATCGTTAGGTGAACTTTACTACAAAATTTCAAAGGAAAGCAAAGTGCATGGATTCCCTGCAGGAACCTGTCCAAGTATAGGGATAGGTGGGCATATCAGTGGAGGGGGACAAGGTACCATTATGAGAAAACATGGCCTGGCAGCAGACCATGTGGTTGATGCTTACCTCATTGATGCAAATGGGAAGATTCATGATAAAAAATCAATGGGAGAAGATGTTTTCTGGGCCATAAGAGGAGGTAGTGCTACCAGTTATGGAGTCATCCTTGCATGGAAGATCAGGTTGGTGAGAGTTCCAGCTCTTGTTACCGTGTTCAATGTTGAAAAAACATTGAAGGAAGGAGCCAACAGTCTGATTCACAGGTGGCAACACATAGCACCTGAGCTGCATGAGGATCTTTTCATCAGAGTAGTTGCTCAAAACAGTGGTGACAAATCAAAGAAATTTAAAGCAGTGTTCAACTCTGTGTTCCTTGGAGGAATAGACAGGTTGGTGCCACTGATGAATGAGAGTTTCTCAGAACTGGGACTGCAGGCCAAAGACTGTATTGAAATGAATTGGATTCAATCAGTTATGTTCATTGCTGGATACAACAAAGATGACCCTCTAGAACTCTTGCTCGACAGAACTACCACTTTCAAAAGCCCTTTCAAGGCCAAGTCTGACTATGTAAAGGAGCCAATACCAGAATCTGGTCTAGAAGGAGCTTGGAAAATGGTTGCCGAGGAAGATACATTGGCAATGCTGATATTGGAACCTTATGGTGGCAGAATGAGTGAAATTTCAGAATCTGAAATCCCATTTCCGCACAGAAAGGGAAACTTGTACAACATACAGTACTTGGTGAAGTGGGAAGTGAATAGCAAGGAAGCATCCAAGAGGCATGAACTTTGGGCTAAAATGATTTACAAATACATGACTCCTTATGTCTCAAAATCTCCTAGAGCTTCTTACTTCAACTATAAGGATCTTGATTTAGGCCAAAACAAGCTTCACAACACAAGCTACTCAAAGGCTAGTGTTTGGGGCAAGAAGTACTTCAAGGGTAACTTCAGAAGATTGGCTCAGATCAAGACAAAGTTTGACCCTCAAAATTTTTTCAGGAATGAACAGAGTATTCCTCTCCTGAATTCCTTTCATTCTTAA
- the LOC108333243 gene encoding berberine bridge enzyme-like 22 produces MPMSYLAVFLILLLPISCSSSAPTLVEKKFKECLITQLGGNSQSVEKIIFTKSSSQYPQVLEAREQNTRWVNSSWKPILILAPFHESEIQAAIRCSKELGLQLRVRSGGHDYEGQSYLSEVPFVMVDLINMRSIQVNLCDETAWVQAGASVGELYYQISKASKVHGFPAGTCPSVGVGGQISGGGQGVMLRKHGLAADHVVDAYIIDANGKIHDRKSMGEDVFWAIRGGSSTSFGVILAWKIRLVRVPPIVTGFNLRKTVEEGANNLIHRWQYIAHELHEDLVIRVIVQNSGDKSKTLRVLFNSQFLGGVDRLIPLMNKSFPELGLQAKDCTEMNWIQSVMFIAGYNIDDPLELLLNRTTTSKNSFKAKSDYVKEPIPKDGLEGAWKMLLEEEAATVMIFEPYGGIMNEISESETPFPHRKGNLYNIQYLVNWKGNNNEEKHLLWAKMIYRYMTPYVSKFPRAAYFNYKDLDLGKNLHDNTSYSTASVWGEKYFKGNFRRLAQIKTKFDPQNFFRNEQSIPLLDAHPY; encoded by the coding sequence ATGCCGATGAGTTATCTTGCAGTGTTTCTGATACTGCTTCTTCCAATTTCATGTTCATCTTCAGCTCCTACCTTGGTTGAGAAGAAATTCAAGGAATGCTTGATAACCCAACTTGGTGGCAATTCTCAATCCGTTGAGAAAATAATCTTCACCAAATCATCCTCCCAATATCCCCAAGTCTTGGAAGCACGGGAACAAAACACTAGATGGGTGAATTCCTCATGGAAGCCTATTCTAATTCTAGCACCTTTCCATGAATCAGAAATTCAAGCAGCCATTAGATGCAGCAAAGAACTTGGGTTGCAACTCAGAGTCAGAAGTGGTGGCCATGATTATGAAGGGCAATCATACCTTAGTGAGGTCCCATTTGTCATGGTTGACCTCATCAACATGCGTTCCATTCAAGTTAACCTTTGTGATGAAACAGCTTGGGTTCAGGCTGGGGCATCGGTGGGTGAACTTTACTACCAAATCTCAAAAGCTAGTAAAGTGCATGGTTTCCCTGCAGGAACCTGTCCAAGTGTAGGGGTAGGTGGGCAAATCAGTGGAGGGGGGCAGGGTGTCATGTTGAGAAAACATGGCCTGGCAGCAGACCATGTTGTTGATGCTTACATCATTGATGCAAATGGGAAAATTCATGACAGAAAATCAATGGGAGAAGATGTTTTCTGGGCCATCAGAGGAGGTAGTTCTACTAGTTTTGGAGTCATCCTTGCATGGAAGATCAGGTTAGTTAGAGTCCCACCTATTGTTACAGGTTTCAACCTTCGCAAAACAGTGGAAGAAGGAGCCAATAATCTCATTCACAGGTGGCAATACATTGCACATGAATTGCATGAGGATCTTGTCATTAGAGTAATAGTTCAAAATAGTGGTGacaagtcaaaaacattgagaGTACTCTTCAACTCTCAGTTCCTGGGAGGAGTAGACAGGTTGATCCCACTTATGAATAAGAGTTTCCCAGAATTGGGATTGCAGGCCAAAGACTGCACTGAAATGAACTGGATTCAATCAGTTATGTTTATTGCTGGATACAACATAGACGACCCTCTAGAACTCTTGCTTAACAGAACTACCACATCTAAAAACTCTTTCAAGGCCAAGTCTGACTATGTAAAGGAGCCAATACCAAAAGATGGCCTAGAAGGAGCTTGGAAAATGCTTCTAGAGGAAGAAGCAGCAACCGTGATGATATTCGAACCCTATGGTGGTATAATGAATGAAATTTCAGAATCTGAAACCCCTTTTCCCCACAGGAAGGGCAACTTGTACAACATACAATACTTGGTCAATTGGAAAGGGAATAACAATGAAGAGAAGCATCTACTTTGGGCTAAGATGATTTACAGATATATGACTCCATATGTGTCAAAATTTCCACGAGCTGCCTATTTCAATTATAAGGATCTTGATTTAGGCAAAAACCTGCATGACAACACAAGCTACTCAACTGCTAGTGTTTGGGGCGAGAAGTACTTCAAGGGAAACTTTAGGAGATTGGCACAAATTAAGACAAAGTTTGACCCCCAAAATTTTTTCAGGAATGAACAAAGTATTCCTCTCCTAGATGCCCATCcttattaa